The DNA sequence TAGTGACATAGTGCAAAGAGAAAAAAGTGTAGATTATGATGAAGCAGAACAATATAAAAAAGAGTTAGAGGTTTTTGAAGATGAGGAAGTAAATGATGAATTTTATGTACAAGATGATATTGAAAAAGAGATATCAAATCTAGTGGAAGAACTGGGGGAACAAATAGAAAGAACAATCGAATTTTATAAAATGCAAGAAGGATTATTAGGAGTAGATGGAATTATAATATCAGGTGGCGGGACCCTTTTAAAAGGATTAAAATTAGTAATAGAAAAAAAAATAGTACAAGAATTTAATGAGATGAAAACGGAACAATATTTTATGAAAATAAAAGATAAAATAGCTGGAGAAGATATAGCTATATATGATATTGCTTTGGGAAATATCGTAGAAGAGGTGATATAAATGATAGAGATGAATTTTATTACAAAAGAATATAAGATGAAATTGTTTTTAGAAAATTTATTAAAAGCATCTATAGTTATAGTTGTTTTAATAGTATTAGCAGAAATTGGAGTAGGATTTTATTTAAATACAATTGTGAAATCCCAACAAAATAAAATTGAAATTGTGAATGGAAAGATTAATGAACTTAATAAAAAAAATAAAGAGATAAGAAAATTATATAAAAATATACCAGATTATAGCAGTAGAATTCAAGTTTTGAATGACCTTGTATCAGAAAAAAAATTAAGATTATCAGAGGTTTTATATTATATAAAAGAAGTAACACCTCTAAAAATTTGGTATTCTAGTTTGACATATAAAGATGGAAAAGTAATTTTAAAAGGGTATGCAGCAGGTAAAAATAAAAATTCGCCAGAAGTGGTAGCGTTATCCCTTGAAGAAAAATTTAGAGAAAGTAAATTATTTAGAAATGTGATAGCAGAAGGATTCAAAAGAGGAAATGTATTAGGAAATGATGTTGTAGTATTTACATATCAACTTGTTTTAGGTGGGGAGTGATAAAATGGCTGAAATATTTGGAAAAGAGATTGATATTGATGTGAAAATTGATGAAAAAGGAATAATGGCATTATCGATAGTGGCTTCTATAATATTAATAGCAGCTACAGGATATTTTATAATTTATCCTAAAGTTATTAAAATTACACAAAATAAACAAGAGGTAAAGAAAAAAAACCAAGAAATTGTTAAAGTTGAAAAGGCATATAAATCTATAAAATCAAAATATGATTTAGCAAATAAAATTTATTCAAATCAAAAAGATAAATTGGAAATTTTAAATTCAAAATTTGCGAATTCTAGTTTGAAAAATGAAACCGATTTAAAAATAGCTATACAAAAATTTATTGACTATTTTAAATTGGATATTTTAAAAACAGGCTCAGTTCAAATTGATGCTAAAGAGATAAAGATAGAGCCAGCGAATGATAAAGATAAAAAAATAAAAATTTATAAAAGAATGTATATACCTTATACTGTTCAAGGAAATTTAAAAGATATTACTACATTTTTTTACTATTTAGAAAATTCTAAATGGCTATTAACATTTAAAAAAAGTGATTTATCAATAAAAAAACTTGAAACAAAAAACATGAGTCAAGATACTGGTAAAATAGAGGTAAATTTTAAAGTTGGAGCTTATGTTTTGGAAAAGGTGGTGAGTAAATAATTGAAAAATAAATTTAGATATATAATGATTTTTTTTATAGTAATGAATGTTATGGCAATTGCAGATAGTAATCCATTAAAAGAGTATATATCGGATAAAGTATATTTTGAAGGACAGAAAAAATTTAAAGGTGGA is a window from the Haliovirga abyssi genome containing:
- a CDS encoding PilN domain-containing protein, which translates into the protein MIEMNFITKEYKMKLFLENLLKASIVIVVLIVLAEIGVGFYLNTIVKSQQNKIEIVNGKINELNKKNKEIRKLYKNIPDYSSRIQVLNDLVSEKKLRLSEVLYYIKEVTPLKIWYSSLTYKDGKVILKGYAAGKNKNSPEVVALSLEEKFRESKLFRNVIAEGFKRGNVLGNDVVVFTYQLVLGGE